The sequence ATATATAAAAGTAGGAAGTAGTAAAGTTCAGAAAACAGACGTGCGTGTGGTAGCTGCAACTAATATTAATTTTTACCAGGCTTTGGAAAAAGAAAAATTCAGGGCCGATCTTTATTACCGCTTAAATACGGTTCCTATTTATCTACCGCCGTTACGTGAACGAAAAGATGATATCCATTTATTGTTTCGCAAATTTGCAAACGACTTTGCGGCTAAGTACAGCATGCCTGTATTGCGCCTGATGAGTGATGCGGAGCAAGTGCTTGTTAATTATTATTGGCCGGGAAATATACGCCAGTTAAAAAACATCGCAGAGCAGGTTTCCATTATTGAGAAAAGCAGGGAGATAAATGCCGAAACACTTTTAAAGTATTTACCCCAATATAATTCTACCAATGTGCCAACCGTTATGAAGACGGAACCTAGTTTCTCGAACTTTGAAAACGATCGCGAAATTATTTTTAAAGTGTTACGGGATAACCGCACCGAAATTAACGAATTAAAGAAAATCGTTTTTGACCTTGTATCGGGAAATGGGGGCAAAGTAAATAATGAAACTGTGCAGATTTTAAACAGACCTTACGAGTCGAATGAAAATCAGAACGCTTCTGGTACCGGACTTACTATTCATACACCATTAGGACTTCCAAACACCAATAACCCGCAGGTAATTGAAGTGGAAGAAACTCTCTCTTTGCAGGATAAGGAGATTGACATGATAAAAAAGGCGTTGCGTAAACACAAAGGAAAACGCAAAAACGCAGCAAAAGAATTAGGGATCAGCGAAAGAACACTTTATCGTAAAATAAATGAATATGCCATTGAAGAATAAATTTTCTTCAGCAAAATGATCTCAGTATATTTCAAAAGCAAAAATGAACCTAAGAATATTAAAATACGCGCTCTTTTTTTTAGTAGGAATTTTGTTTTCCTGCAAGCCACAGGTGTCGCTTAGCGGGGCTACTATTCCGGTAGAAGCGAAAACCGTGAGTGTTGGTTTTTTTACGAATAACACGAGTTTGGGTGCGCCCAGTTTATCGCAGCGTTTTACGGAACGTTTGCGCGATATGGTGTCACAACAAACATCACTCGCCCTGATGCCGAAAGACGGCGATTTGCAGTTCGACGGATATATCGCAGACTATCAGGTAACACCTGTAGCCATTCAGAGTAACGATCAGGCTAGTTTGAATCGCCTTACAATCAGTGTGCAGGTCATCTATCATAATAAATTTGATAAGACTAAAGATTTCGAGCAGTCTTTTGTACGCTACGCAGATTACTCCAGCGCTCTTAGCATTTCATCAAAAGAGGCCGAGCTTGTGCAGGAAATTTACAGGCAGATCACAGAAGATGTATTTAATAAAGCTTTTAATAACTGGTAATATAGATGCAGCCTGCCGAGCTTATAAAATACATTCAAAATCCTTCTTTGTTAGATAAAGAAAGTGTAAAACATCTTCAAAAACTAGTCCACGATTTTCCGTATTTTCAATCGGCACATGTTTTATTGAGTATGGCTTCCCGTAAATGGGACGCTTCTATTTATCAACAGAGCCTTAAAAAAACAGCGATAGTTACAACTAACCGCGCGCATTTATTTAAACTTATTCACCAGGTTGAAAATGAAGTTCCGGTAGCTAGTAGTAACCAGCAAGGTGAAGTTGTTGAGGCAAAACAGAAAGTTGACACTCACCAGGAAGATTCTAAACAAGAGCTCGACATTTTAAAGGCAACCGAAATTTCGACCGAACCAGTTATTGCCGTTAAAGTTGAGGAGCTGGAATCTGAACCACTTGAGAAAAAAGAAATTGAACAGGAAATAAAAGTAAAACCTGTTTTGAATGCAGAAGAAATCTTAGAACGTGAGATT is a genomic window of Sphingobacteriaceae bacterium containing:
- a CDS encoding sigma-54-dependent Fis family transcriptional regulator; this encodes MNTQELKQKFGIIGNNVLLERAVDIARQVAPTDLNVVINGESGTGKEVFPQIIHQNSSRKHGPYIAVNCGAIPEGTIDSELFGHEKGAFTGATEARKGYFEVANGGTIFLDEVGELPLATQARLLRVLESGEYIKVGSSKVQKTDVRVVAATNINFYQALEKEKFRADLYYRLNTVPIYLPPLRERKDDIHLLFRKFANDFAAKYSMPVLRLMSDAEQVLVNYYWPGNIRQLKNIAEQVSIIEKSREINAETLLKYLPQYNSTNVPTVMKTEPSFSNFENDREIIFKVLRDNRTEINELKKIVFDLVSGNGGKVNNETVQILNRPYESNENQNASGTGLTIHTPLGLPNTNNPQVIEVEETLSLQDKEIDMIKKALRKHKGKRKNAAKELGISERTLYRKINEYAIEE